A window of Pantoea agglomerans contains these coding sequences:
- the pyrC gene encoding dihydroorotase codes for MTAHPQQLTIRRPDDWHIHLRDDAMLNTVLPYTSAVNGRAIVMPNLVPPVTSVAAAVAYRDRILAALPAEHRFTPLMTCYLTDSLDPSEIEQGFNAGVFTAAKLYPAHATTNSSHGVTRIDAISGVLERMQKIGMPLLIHGEVTHADIDIFDREARFIDSVMEPLRKAYPELKVVFEHITTREAAQYVEAGNDKLGATITPQHLMFNRNHMLVGGVRPHLYCLPILKRNVHQEALRKVVASGHPRFFLGTDTAPHLRHLKEASCGCAGVFNAPTSLPAYATVFEELNALQHFEAFCSENGPRFYGLPLNEGTVTLVREPWKVEESISMGEHALVPFLAGETLNWRVEI; via the coding sequence ATGACTGCACACCCTCAGCAACTTACTATCCGCCGCCCTGACGACTGGCATATTCACCTGCGCGACGACGCGATGCTGAATACGGTTTTGCCCTATACCAGCGCGGTTAACGGACGTGCCATCGTGATGCCTAACCTGGTGCCGCCGGTCACCAGTGTCGCCGCCGCGGTCGCCTACCGCGATCGTATTCTGGCCGCGCTGCCGGCAGAACATCGCTTTACCCCGCTGATGACCTGCTATCTCACCGACTCGCTCGATCCCAGTGAGATCGAGCAGGGCTTTAACGCGGGCGTCTTTACCGCCGCCAAACTCTACCCGGCGCATGCCACCACCAACTCCAGCCACGGCGTCACCCGCATCGACGCTATCAGCGGGGTACTGGAGCGTATGCAGAAGATCGGTATGCCGCTGCTGATCCACGGCGAAGTGACCCACGCCGATATCGATATCTTCGACCGCGAGGCGCGCTTTATCGACAGCGTTATGGAGCCGCTGCGCAAAGCGTACCCGGAACTGAAGGTGGTCTTTGAGCACATTACCACGCGAGAAGCTGCCCAGTACGTTGAGGCGGGCAACGACAAGCTGGGCGCCACCATCACCCCTCAGCACCTGATGTTTAACCGCAACCATATGCTGGTGGGCGGCGTGCGTCCGCACCTCTACTGCCTGCCGATCCTCAAGCGCAACGTGCATCAGGAGGCGCTGCGCAAGGTGGTCGCCAGCGGCCATCCGCGCTTCTTCCTCGGCACCGACACCGCCCCGCACCTGCGCCACCTGAAAGAGGCCAGCTGCGGCTGCGCGGGCGTCTTCAACGCGCCAACGTCGCTGCCCGCCTACGCCACCGTTTTCGAAGAGCTGAACGCCCTGCAGCATTTCGAAGCCTTCTGCTCCGAGAACGGCCCGCGCTTTTACGGCCTGCCGCTGAACGAAGGAACCGTAACGCTGGTGCGCGAGCCCTGGAAAGTTGAAGAGAGCATCAGCATGGGCGAGCACGCCCTGGTGCCCTTCCTTGCCGGCGAAACCCTGAACTGGCGCGTGGAAATCTAA
- the dinI gene encoding DNA damage-inducible protein I, with the protein MRVEITVAKTSPLPSGAMEALTAELSRRIDEEFPDGQNHVKVRYATANQLSVLGGGKETRDRISDILQETWESADDWFITD; encoded by the coding sequence ATGCGTGTTGAAATTACCGTTGCCAAAACGTCCCCGCTTCCGTCCGGCGCAATGGAAGCGCTGACGGCAGAACTATCCCGCCGTATCGATGAAGAATTTCCCGACGGCCAGAACCACGTCAAGGTGCGCTATGCCACCGCAAACCAGCTCAGCGTGCTGGGCGGCGGTAAAGAGACGCGCGATCGCATCAGCGATATTCTCCAGGAGACCTGGGAAAGCGCTGACGACTGGTTTATTACCGATTAA
- the bssS gene encoding biofilm formation regulator BssS, translating to MDSNHKDVIQTHPLVGWDISTVDSYDAMMIRLHSLSSQDQKEEEADVGPTYWLTTDVARQFISILEAGIAKIESAEQMERYQSKH from the coding sequence ATGGACAGTAATCATAAAGACGTTATTCAGACTCACCCGCTGGTGGGCTGGGATATCAGTACTGTAGACAGCTACGACGCTATGATGATCCGTTTGCATTCGCTCTCCTCGCAGGATCAAAAAGAAGAAGAAGCAGACGTCGGACCGACCTACTGGCTGACAACAGACGTGGCAAGGCAATTTATTTCTATCCTTGAAGCTGGCATTGCCAAGATCGAATCGGCCGAGCAGATGGAGCGCTATCAGTCCAAACATTAG
- the solA gene encoding N-methyl-L-tryptophan oxidase: MIYDLIVVGSGSVGAAAGFYATQAGLSVLMIDSSHPPHTQGAHHGETRLIRHAYGEGERYVPLVLRAQKLWDELEELSGERIMHRSGIINLAPIHSAFIRNVIDSAQAWKLDVQLLQADEVRQRWPQIGVPDGYIGVFEPQSGYLKCEQAVRSWIALAEKAGCAQLFNCGVSQIGRDGDLQQVVTADGTFRARKLLISAGTWVGKLVPDLPLKPTRKVFAWYQADGRYSENNKFPGFTVEMENGSQFYGFPADNNALKVGRHDGGQPMSQPEDRKPFGSFAEDGSDAFAFLRKFLPGVGVCLHGEACSYDISPDEDFIIDTLPGEPNRLIITGLSGHGFKFASVLGELATEFALDKPFSFDLTPFSLARFTR; the protein is encoded by the coding sequence ATGATTTATGATCTGATCGTGGTGGGCAGCGGGTCCGTTGGTGCCGCCGCAGGCTTTTACGCCACCCAGGCGGGCCTGTCGGTGCTGATGATCGATTCCAGCCATCCGCCGCATACCCAGGGCGCGCATCACGGCGAAACGCGCCTGATCCGTCACGCCTATGGCGAAGGCGAACGCTATGTGCCGCTGGTGCTGCGCGCGCAGAAGCTGTGGGATGAGCTGGAAGAGCTGTCCGGCGAACGCATTATGCACCGCAGCGGCATTATCAATCTTGCGCCCATTCACTCTGCATTCATCCGCAACGTTATCGACAGCGCGCAGGCCTGGAAGCTGGATGTGCAGCTGCTGCAGGCGGATGAGGTTCGCCAGCGCTGGCCGCAGATCGGCGTGCCGGACGGCTATATCGGCGTTTTTGAACCGCAGTCCGGCTATCTGAAGTGCGAGCAGGCGGTACGCAGCTGGATCGCCCTCGCCGAAAAAGCGGGCTGCGCGCAGCTGTTTAACTGCGGCGTATCGCAGATTGGCCGCGACGGCGACCTGCAGCAGGTGGTGACGGCAGACGGCACTTTCCGCGCGCGCAAGCTGCTGATCAGCGCCGGTACATGGGTCGGTAAGCTGGTGCCGGATCTGCCGCTTAAGCCGACGCGTAAAGTGTTCGCCTGGTATCAGGCTGACGGGCGCTACAGCGAAAACAATAAGTTTCCCGGCTTTACGGTTGAGATGGAGAACGGCAGCCAATTTTACGGCTTTCCGGCGGACAACAATGCCCTGAAGGTGGGACGTCACGACGGCGGCCAGCCGATGAGCCAGCCGGAAGATCGCAAACCCTTCGGCAGCTTCGCCGAAGACGGCAGCGACGCCTTTGCGTTTCTGCGTAAATTTCTGCCTGGGGTGGGGGTCTGTCTGCACGGCGAAGCCTGCAGCTACGACATCAGTCCGGATGAAGACTTTATTATCGATACCCTGCCGGGTGAGCCGAACCGGCTGATTATCACCGGCCTGAGCGGACATGGATTTAAGTTCGCCAGCGTACTGGGGGAGCTGGCGACGGAGTTTGCGCTCGATAAACCCTTTTCGTTTGATCTCACGCCCTTCTCGCTCGCTCGCTTTACCCGCTGA
- a CDS encoding rhodanese-related sulfurtransferase produces MPVLHNLVNNKELKARMLAETEPRTTVSFYKYFHIADPKAFRDALYLGLTDLKVFGRVYVAKEGINAQVSVPASLYEKMKAFLYGFDPALDNLRMNIALDDDGKSFWVLRLKVRDRIVADGIEDESFDASDVGTYLKAAEVNAMLDDPDAVFVDMRNHYEYEVGRFDKAMEIPADTFRDQLPMAVEMLQEQKDKKIVMYCTGGIRCEKASAWMRHNGFEDVYHIEGGIIEYARRAREQGLPVRFKGKNFVFDERMGERISDDVLSQCHQCGAPCDTHTNCVNDGCHLLFIQCPSCAEKFHNCCSPLCMEESQLSPEEQRARRAGRENGNKIFNKSRGRLTMAIPSPEKE; encoded by the coding sequence ATGCCAGTGTTACATAACCTTGTTAACAATAAAGAGCTGAAGGCGCGCATGCTGGCGGAGACCGAACCGCGCACGACCGTCTCGTTCTACAAATATTTCCACATCGCCGATCCTAAAGCCTTTCGCGACGCGCTCTATCTTGGCCTGACCGACCTTAAGGTCTTTGGCCGCGTCTACGTGGCGAAAGAGGGGATCAACGCGCAGGTCAGCGTGCCGGCCAGCCTCTATGAAAAGATGAAAGCCTTTCTCTATGGCTTCGATCCGGCGCTGGACAATCTGCGCATGAATATTGCGCTCGACGACGACGGCAAATCTTTCTGGGTGCTGCGCCTGAAGGTGCGTGACCGCATCGTAGCGGACGGCATTGAGGACGAGAGCTTTGACGCCAGCGACGTCGGCACCTATCTGAAAGCGGCGGAAGTCAACGCGATGCTGGACGATCCCGACGCGGTATTCGTCGATATGCGCAACCACTACGAATATGAAGTGGGCCGTTTCGACAAGGCGATGGAGATCCCGGCCGATACCTTCCGCGATCAGCTGCCGATGGCGGTGGAGATGCTGCAGGAGCAGAAAGATAAAAAAATCGTTATGTACTGCACCGGCGGCATTCGCTGCGAGAAGGCGAGCGCCTGGATGCGGCATAACGGTTTCGAGGATGTTTACCATATCGAAGGCGGCATTATCGAGTATGCGCGCCGCGCCCGCGAGCAGGGCCTGCCGGTGCGCTTTAAGGGGAAAAACTTCGTCTTTGATGAGCGGATGGGCGAGCGTATCTCCGACGATGTGCTGTCGCAGTGCCATCAGTGCGGCGCGCCGTGCGATACCCACACCAACTGCGTCAATGACGGCTGTCATCTGCTGTTTATTCAGTGCCCGAGTTGCGCCGAGAAGTTTCACAACTGCTGTAGCCCGCTCTGTATGGAAGAGTCGCAGCTGTCGCCGGAAGAGCAGCGCGCGCGCCGCGCCGGTCGCGAAAACGGCAACAAGATTTTCAATAAGTCGCGCGGCCGTCTGACAATGGCGATCCCGTCGCCGGAGAAAGAGTAA
- a CDS encoding Kdo(2)-lipid IV(A) acyltransferase encodes MTQLPQFSRELLHPRYWLTWLGIAFLYLLVLLPYPLLYVLGCGLGRIAMRFLKRRVAIAQRNLELCFPDMPASEREAMVKHNFESVGMGLIETGMAWFWPDWRVKKWFDVSGLEHIQKAKDEQRGVLLIGMHFLTLELGARIFGIYNPGIGVYRPNDNKLIDWLQTWGRMRSNKSMLDRKDLKGMIRALKNGDIIWYAPDHDYGPRSSVFVPFFAVEKAATTVGTYLLIRSGKPHVVPFVPRRLPHGRGYQMLILPDVSEQIPLDSDVATAAQMNKVVEEGVLLAPEQYMWLHRRFKTRPEGEPSRY; translated from the coding sequence ATGACTCAACTGCCGCAATTTTCCCGAGAACTCCTTCATCCCCGTTACTGGCTGACCTGGCTGGGCATCGCGTTTCTCTATCTGCTGGTGCTCCTGCCCTACCCGCTGCTCTATGTGCTGGGCTGCGGATTAGGGCGTATTGCGATGCGCTTTCTGAAACGCCGCGTCGCCATCGCCCAGCGCAATCTGGAGCTCTGCTTTCCCGATATGCCCGCCAGCGAACGTGAAGCGATGGTAAAGCATAACTTCGAGTCGGTCGGCATGGGGCTGATTGAAACCGGCATGGCGTGGTTCTGGCCCGACTGGCGCGTTAAGAAGTGGTTCGATGTTTCCGGCCTTGAGCATATACAAAAAGCCAAAGATGAGCAGCGCGGCGTGCTGCTGATTGGCATGCATTTTCTGACGCTGGAGCTGGGGGCGCGTATTTTCGGCATCTACAATCCCGGTATCGGCGTCTATCGCCCCAACGACAACAAGCTGATCGACTGGCTGCAGACCTGGGGCCGGATGCGCTCCAATAAAAGCATGCTGGATCGCAAAGACCTGAAGGGCATGATCCGCGCGCTGAAAAACGGCGATATTATCTGGTACGCGCCCGATCACGACTACGGCCCGCGCAGCAGCGTATTCGTGCCTTTCTTCGCGGTAGAGAAAGCGGCCACCACCGTAGGTACCTACCTGCTGATCCGCAGCGGCAAGCCCCACGTGGTGCCCTTTGTGCCGCGCCGCCTGCCGCACGGCCGCGGCTACCAGATGCTGATCCTGCCCGACGTCAGCGAGCAGATCCCGCTCGACAGCGACGTCGCCACCGCCGCGCAGATGAACAAAGTGGTGGAAGAAGGCGTTCTGCTGGCACCCGAGCAATATATGTGGCTGCACCGCCGCTTCAAAACTCGTCCCGAAGGCGAGCCTTCGCGCTACTAA
- a CDS encoding MysB family protein → MSMFSTLEEAIEAAREEFLADHPDIDEEDASISQFGLQKYVMQDGDIMWQAEFFEEEGESGECLPIRSGEAAQAIFDGDFDEVELRQEWLAENTLHEWDEGEFQLEPPLDSEEGEAAAQEWEDDNSESDRLL, encoded by the coding sequence ATGAGCATGTTCAGCACCTTAGAAGAAGCCATCGAGGCTGCGCGTGAAGAGTTTCTCGCCGATCATCCCGACATTGATGAAGAGGATGCCAGCATTAGTCAGTTTGGCCTGCAAAAGTATGTTATGCAGGATGGCGATATTATGTGGCAGGCAGAGTTCTTTGAAGAGGAAGGCGAGAGCGGCGAATGTCTGCCGATCCGCAGCGGCGAGGCGGCGCAGGCGATATTTGACGGCGATTTCGACGAGGTCGAGCTGCGCCAGGAGTGGTTAGCCGAAAATACGCTGCACGAATGGGACGAGGGCGAGTTTCAGCTTGAGCCGCCGCTCGACAGCGAAGAAGGCGAAGCAGCGGCGCAAGAGTGGGAAGATGACAACAGCGAGTCCGACCGTCTGCTCTGA
- a CDS encoding YceK/YidQ family lipoprotein, which yields MVMVALMALILSGCGSIISRAVPGQGHGNQYYPGVQWDVRDGPWRVLTILDLPLSLVVDTMLLPVDAHHGPYE from the coding sequence ATGGTGATGGTCGCGCTGATGGCGCTGATATTAAGCGGCTGCGGCAGTATTATTAGTCGCGCCGTGCCCGGACAGGGGCACGGCAATCAATACTATCCTGGCGTGCAGTGGGATGTACGCGACGGTCCATGGCGCGTTCTGACCATTCTCGATCTGCCGCTGTCGCTGGTGGTGGACACCATGCTGCTGCCGGTTGATGCCCACCACGGACCCTATGAGTAA
- the mdoH gene encoding glucans biosynthesis glucosyltransferase MdoH yields MNNPTFIPENYVEALPLDAAGKARLSASLQHAEAFHFIHDTLGQDVAASDRPDDAPLKSVSARVKMAWPDSLANGEQFGKDYLDRTTLKAMPKVKRSLMFPEAWRTNPLVRAWRSLRGEKLTHRYATAEEQRAEEKWRHVGSIRRYVLLILTLFQTVIATWYMKTILPYQGWTLLDPMEMLNQNWQQSVMQILPYVLQTGILFLFAILFCWVSAGFWTALMGFLQLLIGRDKYSISYSTVGDEPLNPAHRTALIMPICNEDVERVFAGLRATWESVARTGNAEHFDVYVLSDSYDPDIAIAEQKAWMELVRDVGGAGKIFYRRRRRRVKRKSGNIDDFCRRWGSNYSYMVVLDADSVMSGECLTGLVRMMEANPNAGIIQSSPKASGMDTLYARCQQFATRVYGPLFTAGLHFWQLGESHYWGHNAIIRVKPFIEHCALAPLPGEGSFAGSILSHDFVEAALMRRAGWGVWIAYDLPGSYEELPPNLLDELKRDRRWCHGNLMNFRLFLVKGMHPVHRAVFLTGVMSYLSAPLWFMFLALSTALQVVHTLMEPTYFLQPRQLFPVWPQWRPELAIALFSTTLVLLFLPKLLSVVLIWFKGAKPYGGAFRLFISLLLEMLFSVLLAPVRMLFHTVFVVSAFLGWEVVWNSPQRDDDATPWSEAFRRHGSQMLLGIVWAVGMGVLDLNFLWWLAPIVFSLILSPFVSVMSSRATVGLKSKRAKLFLIPEEYEPPKELVDTDRYLQINRERALKHGFMHALFHPAFNALATALATSRHRQSQLLDYARDRRVDQALSDLPEKLNREQRLQLISDPVVLARVHSRLWENGDKYHQWVESYQKLALNPLALPPQAG; encoded by the coding sequence ATGAATAATCCGACATTTATTCCTGAAAACTACGTGGAAGCCCTGCCGCTGGATGCGGCAGGGAAGGCCCGGTTAAGCGCCTCGCTGCAACACGCCGAGGCGTTTCACTTCATACACGATACGCTTGGCCAGGATGTAGCCGCCAGCGATCGTCCTGACGATGCGCCGCTCAAGTCGGTCTCTGCCCGCGTCAAAATGGCGTGGCCGGACTCGCTGGCTAATGGCGAGCAGTTCGGTAAAGATTATCTCGATCGCACCACGCTGAAGGCGATGCCGAAGGTTAAGCGCTCGCTGATGTTCCCGGAAGCCTGGCGGACTAACCCGCTGGTGCGCGCCTGGCGTTCGCTGCGCGGCGAAAAGCTGACCCATCGCTACGCGACGGCGGAAGAGCAGCGCGCCGAGGAGAAGTGGCGTCACGTCGGCTCTATCCGCCGCTATGTGCTGCTGATCCTTACCCTGTTCCAGACGGTGATCGCCACCTGGTACATGAAAACCATCCTGCCTTATCAGGGCTGGACGCTGCTCGACCCGATGGAGATGCTGAACCAGAACTGGCAACAGTCGGTAATGCAGATCCTGCCCTATGTACTGCAGACCGGCATTCTGTTCCTGTTCGCCATTCTGTTCTGCTGGGTTTCGGCGGGCTTCTGGACCGCGCTGATGGGCTTCCTGCAGCTGCTGATTGGCCGCGACAAGTACAGCATCTCCTACTCGACGGTGGGCGATGAGCCGCTTAATCCGGCGCATCGCACCGCGCTGATTATGCCGATCTGTAACGAGGATGTGGAACGCGTCTTCGCGGGCCTGCGCGCCACCTGGGAATCGGTCGCGCGCACCGGTAACGCGGAGCACTTTGACGTCTACGTGCTGAGCGACAGCTACGATCCCGATATCGCCATTGCGGAGCAGAAGGCCTGGATGGAGCTGGTGCGCGACGTTGGCGGGGCCGGCAAAATCTTCTACCGCCGTCGCCGTCGCCGCGTGAAGCGTAAAAGCGGCAACATCGACGACTTCTGCCGTCGCTGGGGCAGCAACTACAGCTACATGGTGGTGCTGGACGCGGACAGCGTAATGAGCGGCGAATGTCTTACCGGCCTGGTGCGCATGATGGAAGCGAACCCCAATGCCGGTATTATCCAGTCGTCGCCGAAGGCGTCAGGCATGGACACGCTCTACGCGCGCTGTCAGCAGTTCGCCACGCGCGTTTACGGTCCGCTCTTTACCGCCGGTTTGCACTTCTGGCAGCTTGGCGAGTCGCACTACTGGGGCCATAACGCTATTATCCGCGTGAAGCCCTTTATCGAGCACTGCGCGCTGGCGCCGCTGCCGGGTGAAGGCTCCTTCGCGGGATCGATCCTGTCGCACGACTTCGTCGAGGCGGCGCTGATGCGTCGCGCCGGCTGGGGCGTCTGGATCGCCTACGATCTGCCGGGGTCCTATGAGGAGCTGCCGCCGAACCTGCTGGACGAGCTGAAGCGCGACCGCCGCTGGTGTCACGGTAACCTGATGAACTTCCGCCTGTTCCTGGTGAAAGGCATGCACCCGGTGCACCGCGCGGTGTTCCTGACCGGCGTAATGTCCTATCTCTCAGCGCCGCTCTGGTTTATGTTCCTGGCGCTCTCCACCGCACTGCAGGTGGTGCATACGCTGATGGAGCCGACCTACTTCCTGCAGCCGAGGCAGCTTTTCCCGGTCTGGCCGCAGTGGCGTCCTGAGCTGGCGATCGCGCTCTTCTCCACGACGCTGGTGCTGCTGTTCCTGCCGAAGCTGCTCAGCGTCGTGCTGATCTGGTTCAAAGGGGCGAAGCCTTACGGCGGCGCGTTCCGGCTGTTTATTTCGCTGCTGCTGGAGATGCTTTTCTCCGTGCTGCTGGCGCCGGTGCGTATGCTGTTCCATACCGTGTTTGTTGTCAGCGCCTTCCTGGGCTGGGAAGTGGTGTGGAACTCGCCGCAGCGCGACGATGACGCGACGCCGTGGAGCGAAGCCTTCCGTCGTCACGGCTCGCAGATGCTGCTCGGCATCGTCTGGGCGGTGGGCATGGGCGTGCTGGACCTTAACTTCCTGTGGTGGCTGGCACCGATCGTCTTCTCGCTGATCCTGTCGCCGTTTGTTTCGGTGATGTCGAGCCGCGCGACGGTCGGTCTGAAGAGCAAGCGCGCGAAGCTGTTCCTGATCCCGGAAGAGTACGAGCCGCCGAAAGAGCTGGTGGATACCGATCGCTACCTGCAGATCAACCGCGAGCGCGCCCTGAAGCACGGCTTTATGCACGCGCTGTTCCATCCGGCGTTTAACGCGCTGGCGACCGCGCTGGCGACATCGCGTCACAGACAGAGCCAGCTGCTCGATTACGCGCGCGACCGCCGCGTCGATCAGGCGCTGAGCGATCTCCCTGAGAAGCTGAACCGCGAACAGCGTCTGCAGCTGATCAGCGACCCGGTGGTGCTGGCGCGCGTTCACTCGCGCCTGTGGGAGAACGGCGACAAGTATCATCAGTGGGTAGAGAGCTATCAGAAGCTGGCGCTCAATCCGCTGGCGCTGCCGCCTCAGGCGGGCTAA
- a CDS encoding glucan biosynthesis protein G: MMKMRWLGAAVLLAMYANNSWAFNLDDVAKEAKTLAGKSFEAPKSNLPSQFREMKFADYQQIQFNHDKAYWGKLRTPFRLEFYHQGMYFDTPVKINEVAANAVREIKYSPDYFNFGNVKHDADSVKNLGFAGFKVLYPLNSRDKKDDEITSFLGASYFRVIGADQVYGLSARGLAIDTALPSGEEFPRFKEFWIQRPKPQDKQLVIYALLDSPRATGAYRFTVHPGKETTVDVQSKVYLRDKVGKLGVAPLTSMFLFGANQPSPVTNFRPELHDSDGLSIHNGNGEWIWRPLNNPRHLAVSTYTIESPKGFGLLQRSRDFNRYQDLDDRYDMRPSGWVEPMGDWGKGRVELVEIPTADETNDNIVAFWTPENLPDPGKAMNFSYRLHFTRDESQLHSDDIAWVKNTLRSAGDVKQSNLVRQPDGSIAFTIDFVGKAMSEMPANSQVAPQVSVGDNGEVVEQSVRYNPVAKGWRLVLRLRVKDNKQPTEMRAALVSGDKTLTETWSYQLPANE, encoded by the coding sequence ATGATGAAGATGCGCTGGCTTGGCGCGGCAGTTCTGCTGGCGATGTACGCCAATAATAGCTGGGCGTTTAACCTTGATGATGTCGCAAAAGAAGCCAAAACGCTGGCAGGGAAAAGTTTTGAGGCGCCTAAGAGCAATTTACCCTCTCAGTTTCGTGAAATGAAATTTGCTGACTATCAGCAGATCCAGTTTAACCACGATAAAGCGTACTGGGGCAAACTGCGTACGCCGTTCAGGCTTGAGTTTTACCACCAGGGCATGTATTTCGACACGCCGGTAAAAATCAACGAAGTGGCGGCCAACGCGGTGCGCGAAATCAAATACAGCCCTGACTATTTCAACTTCGGCAACGTCAAGCACGACGCCGACTCGGTGAAAAATTTAGGGTTCGCCGGTTTCAAAGTGCTTTATCCGCTGAACTCGCGCGATAAAAAAGATGATGAAATCACCAGCTTCCTGGGAGCGAGCTATTTCCGCGTTATTGGGGCAGATCAGGTTTATGGCCTCTCCGCGCGCGGTCTGGCTATCGACACGGCGCTGCCGTCCGGGGAAGAGTTTCCGCGCTTTAAGGAGTTCTGGATCCAGCGGCCTAAGCCGCAGGACAAGCAGCTGGTGATCTATGCGCTGCTCGACTCGCCGCGTGCCACAGGCGCCTACCGCTTTACCGTGCATCCGGGCAAAGAGACCACGGTTGACGTGCAGTCGAAAGTCTATCTGCGCGACAAAGTTGGCAAGCTTGGCGTCGCGCCGCTGACCAGTATGTTCCTGTTCGGCGCCAACCAGCCTTCGCCGGTGACCAACTTCCGTCCGGAGCTGCATGACTCTGACGGTCTGTCGATTCACAACGGCAACGGCGAATGGATCTGGCGGCCGCTCAATAACCCGCGCCATCTGGCGGTGAGCACCTACACTATCGAAAGCCCGAAAGGCTTCGGCCTGCTGCAGCGCAGCCGCGACTTTAACCGCTACCAGGATCTCGACGATCGTTACGACATGCGTCCGAGCGGCTGGGTTGAACCGATGGGCGACTGGGGCAAAGGCCGCGTCGAGCTGGTGGAAATCCCGACTGCGGATGAAACCAACGACAATATCGTCGCCTTCTGGACGCCGGAGAATCTGCCGGATCCGGGCAAAGCGATGAACTTCAGCTATCGCCTGCACTTTACGCGCGACGAGAGCCAGCTTCACTCTGACGATATCGCCTGGGTGAAAAACACGCTGCGTTCGGCGGGTGACGTGAAGCAGTCCAATCTGGTGCGTCAGCCGGATGGTTCGATCGCCTTTACCATCGATTTCGTTGGTAAAGCGATGAGCGAGATGCCGGCTAACAGCCAGGTCGCGCCGCAGGTCAGCGTGGGCGATAACGGCGAAGTGGTTGAGCAGAGCGTACGCTATAACCCGGTCGCCAAAGGCTGGCGTCTGGTGCTGCGTCTGCGCGTTAAAGATAACAAACAGCCTACCGAAATGCGCGCCGCGCTGGTTAGCGGCGACAAGACATTGACGGAAACCTGGAGCTATCAGTTACCTGCCAATGAATAA
- the mdoC gene encoding glucans biosynthesis protein MdoC: MSTAKPEREYFLDSIRAYLMLLGVPFHVSLIYSTQKWAVNSQEASLWLTVLNDFIHSFRMQVFFVISGYFSYMLYLRYEAKRWLKVRMERVGIPLLTAVPLITLPQFFMLRTLSDKMSNWDELTLYGKFNNLMWELISHLWFLVVLVILTALGMLTFNWLRRQHRHIDYSRIGWGKVTLAIIGYALLWDIFRRAIFTFFPALLMDGLFSIMVMQTLLFLPFFMLGALAWKHPALKQLFVRFNPAVCFGAILVFIAYSLNQRYSSGEGWLYELDALITSLMGLCMLNVCFSFGHRMLNAHSPRIMYLVNASLFIYLVHHPLTLLYGIFITPQIGNNTLGFFVGLAMVFGVAFLLYEIHLRIPLLRFLFSGKPQKK; encoded by the coding sequence ATGAGTACAGCAAAACCTGAACGTGAATATTTTCTCGATTCGATTCGGGCGTATTTAATGTTGCTGGGGGTGCCGTTTCACGTTTCCCTCATCTATTCCACACAGAAATGGGCCGTTAACAGCCAGGAAGCGTCGCTCTGGCTGACGGTGCTGAACGATTTTATTCACTCCTTCCGCATGCAGGTCTTTTTCGTTATCTCCGGCTACTTCTCCTATATGCTCTACCTGCGCTATGAAGCGAAGCGCTGGCTGAAAGTGCGTATGGAGCGCGTCGGTATTCCGCTGCTCACCGCCGTACCGCTGATTACGCTGCCGCAGTTTTTTATGCTGCGCACGCTGTCGGACAAGATGAGCAACTGGGATGAGCTGACGCTTTACGGCAAATTTAACAACCTGATGTGGGAGCTGATTTCGCACCTCTGGTTCCTGGTGGTGCTGGTGATCCTCACCGCGCTCGGCATGCTGACCTTTAACTGGCTGCGCCGCCAGCATCGCCATATCGATTACAGCCGCATCGGCTGGGGCAAGGTAACGCTGGCGATAATAGGCTATGCGCTGCTGTGGGACATCTTCCGCCGCGCGATCTTTACCTTTTTCCCGGCGCTGCTGATGGATGGCCTGTTCAGCATTATGGTGATGCAGACGCTGCTGTTTTTGCCCTTCTTTATGCTGGGCGCGCTGGCGTGGAAGCACCCTGCCCTGAAGCAGCTGTTTGTGCGCTTCAATCCGGCGGTCTGTTTCGGCGCAATTCTGGTTTTTATCGCCTACAGCCTTAATCAGCGCTACAGCAGCGGCGAGGGCTGGCTCTATGAGCTTGACGCCTTAATTACCTCGCTAATGGGCCTCTGTATGCTGAACGTCTGCTTTAGCTTCGGCCACCGCATGCTCAACGCCCACTCGCCGCGCATTATGTACCTGGTGAACGCCTCGCTGTTTATCTACCTGGTACACCACCCGCTGACGCTGCTCTACGGCATTTTCATCACGCCGCAGATCGGCAATAACACGCTGGGCTTCTTTGTCGGGCTGGCGATGGTGTTCGGCGTCGCCTTCCTGCTCTATGAGATCCACCTGCGCATTCCGCTGCTGCGCTTTCTGTTTTCCGGCAAGCCGCAGAAAAAATAG